The sequence GTCGACCGAACCCGATGCGGGCGATAAGCGCCAGCACGGTGGCGAAAATGGAGGCACTGAAGATGGTGAAGAACACGCCGGTCCAGCCGAAGAAGGCCCCGATCATGCCCAGCAACGGCGGATCGCCCATGCCCATCGCCTCGCGCGGAATCACGGCGCGGGTGGCGGTGCCTTCCATCGATCGGATGTCGAGGAAGGGCTTCACGGTGCCATCGGGAAGCTCGAACTCCAGTTCACGGACCACCAGTTGCCCCCCGCCCCGGTCCTCGCCATCGATCACGATGGCTTTCGCCTCGAGGATGAGGCGGTCGGTCTTGCGGGAGAAGATGTCCCACCACTGGGTGGTCTCGCCATCGATGATGAACTCCATCGGCGCGTCATCGCCCTCTCCTTCCTGAACTTTCCACGCGACCGCGGAGGCGAATTTCTTGTCCAGCCGTCCGAACGCCAGCTTGCCCAGTTCCACCACGGCGCGCAGGCCCACGTAGCCCGCGAGCAGGCCGATGACCGCCTGTTTGAGACCATCCTGCCAAGTTCCCACGCCGGTCCCGGAAAGGGCGGCCAGTTTCGGCCACAGGGCGCAGGCCACCAGACCGAACGCGGTCCCCGCCCAAGTCAGGCCGGTGGGGATGATCATGTGCTCCACGTCGATGAAGGTGATCGAGACCAGCAGCGCCAGCAGGATCCACAGGAAGGGCA comes from Luteolibacter sp. LG18 and encodes:
- a CDS encoding prepilin peptidase, whose translation is MPFYPPFDHWLWLIPAFLIGACIGSFLNVVIYRVPLGLSVNEPKRSFCPKCKSPIPLKRNIPLFSWLLLRGRCADCKCKIPVRYFAVELLTALLFTAAWWVYTRPGVEGAIVVPFLWILLALLVSITFIDVEHMIIPTGLTWAGTAFGLVACALWPKLAALSGTGVGTWQDGLKQAVIGLLAGYVGLRAVVELGKLAFGRLDKKFASAVAWKVQEGEGDDAPMEFIIDGETTQWWDIFSRKTDRLILEAKAIVIDGEDRGGGQLVVRELEFELPDGTVKPFLDIRSMEGTATRAVIPREAMGMGDPPLLGMIGAFFGWTGVFFTIFSASIFATVLALIARIGFGRPLPFGPFLALGAVTWMFGGWKLWEWYMTLLGPMDFGR